One window of the Pirellulales bacterium genome contains the following:
- a CDS encoding prolyl oligopeptidase family serine peptidase, which translates to MQWTVDGVEREALVVAPQNPPRDGAPVVFVFHGHGGNMRQASRSFHLESVWPEAIVVYPQGLLTPSRLDPEGKRAGWQSSSGTQGDRDLKFFDAMLASVQKKWTVDESRIYATGHSNGAIFTYLLWSTHPDLFAAVAPSSAPKMRISLTKPLPVLHVASEQDRIAPFALQKATIKEVRELNQCSEQGQEWAKGCTLYASKVDAPLVTFMHDGGHKFPQEAPALIVRFFKEHTRAGSKSAVAD; encoded by the coding sequence ATGCAATGGACTGTTGACGGTGTCGAGCGCGAGGCGCTGGTTGTCGCTCCGCAGAATCCGCCGCGGGACGGCGCGCCGGTGGTATTCGTCTTTCATGGACACGGCGGCAACATGCGACAAGCGTCGCGAAGCTTTCATCTTGAGAGTGTATGGCCCGAGGCGATCGTTGTTTATCCGCAAGGCTTGCTGACGCCTAGCCGTCTCGATCCCGAGGGGAAACGGGCTGGCTGGCAATCGTCGTCGGGAACTCAGGGGGACCGGGATCTGAAATTCTTCGACGCAATGCTGGCCAGCGTACAGAAAAAGTGGACGGTCGACGAGAGCCGAATTTATGCCACCGGTCACTCGAACGGCGCGATTTTTACTTACTTGTTATGGAGCACGCATCCCGACTTGTTTGCCGCCGTGGCGCCATCGTCCGCGCCAAAGATGCGTATTTCGCTAACCAAACCGTTGCCGGTGCTTCATGTCGCCAGCGAGCAAGATCGCATCGCGCCGTTCGCCTTGCAGAAAGCCACGATCAAGGAAGTGCGCGAACTGAATCAGTGCTCGGAACAAGGGCAGGAATGGGCCAAAGGATGCACGCTGTATGCTTCAAAGGTCGATGCGCCACTGGTCACATTCATGCACGACGGTGGCCATAAGTTTCCGCAAGAGGCGCCGGCCTTGATCGTGCGCTTCTTTAAAGAACACACGCGAGCCGGGTCAAAATCAGCGGTCGCCGATTAG
- a CDS encoding DUF1080 domain-containing protein gives MIRLRFQHVLFLILASMFGASRLSAADAPNTLTPQELDDGWISLFDGMTDYGWHAEQKADWKVEDGAITVSSGEPGLLATTSEFADYELRLEFRAPRGTNSGVFLRTPAVPTDPAKDCYELNIADPETSPFYTGSFVGRQKATEYLHSDDWQSFEVTAEGAHFVVKVDGRQVLDYTDPAPVRRGRIGLQLNKGAVAFRNIKLRPLGLESIFNGRDLAGWKVFPGKKSVFSVTDAGDLNVKKGNGQIETERQWGDFVLQLEIFSNGKYLNSGIFFRCVPDQFWQGYECQIQNGFLLDRARPMDYGTGGIYNRQKARKVVADDFVWFHKTLVASGNHMAAWVNGYQVSDFTDDRPADENARNGMRLKAGPLAIQGHDPTTNLSFRKIRIAEMPAR, from the coding sequence ATGATCCGCTTGCGATTCCAGCATGTTTTGTTTCTGATCCTGGCGTCGATGTTTGGCGCATCGCGTCTCTCGGCAGCGGACGCGCCGAATACGCTCACACCGCAGGAACTCGACGACGGCTGGATTTCGCTTTTCGATGGAATGACCGATTACGGCTGGCACGCTGAGCAGAAGGCCGACTGGAAAGTAGAAGACGGCGCGATCACGGTGTCGTCCGGCGAGCCGGGCTTATTGGCCACGACCAGCGAGTTTGCCGACTACGAATTGCGGCTCGAATTCCGTGCCCCGCGCGGCACCAACAGCGGCGTCTTTTTGCGTACGCCGGCCGTGCCGACCGATCCGGCCAAGGATTGTTATGAGCTGAACATTGCTGACCCCGAGACCAGCCCGTTCTACACCGGCAGCTTCGTCGGCCGGCAGAAGGCGACCGAGTATTTGCACAGCGATGATTGGCAATCGTTCGAAGTGACGGCCGAAGGGGCACATTTCGTGGTCAAGGTCGATGGGCGTCAGGTACTCGACTACACCGATCCGGCGCCGGTGCGGCGTGGACGCATTGGTCTGCAGCTCAACAAGGGAGCTGTCGCATTCCGAAACATCAAGCTGCGGCCGCTCGGGCTGGAATCGATCTTCAACGGCCGCGACCTGGCGGGCTGGAAAGTCTTTCCCGGGAAGAAAAGCGTCTTTAGCGTCACTGACGCAGGCGACCTGAACGTCAAGAAAGGGAACGGGCAGATTGAAACGGAACGCCAGTGGGGTGATTTCGTTTTGCAGTTAGAGATCTTCTCGAACGGCAAGTATCTGAACTCCGGCATCTTCTTTCGCTGCGTTCCCGATCAGTTCTGGCAAGGATACGAATGCCAGATTCAAAACGGCTTCCTGCTCGATCGGGCCCGACCGATGGATTACGGCACGGGCGGAATCTACAACCGGCAAAAAGCCCGCAAGGTCGTGGCCGACGATTTCGTCTGGTTTCATAAGACGCTGGTCGCCTCAGGCAATCATATGGCGGCGTGGGTCAACGGTTACCAGGTAAGCGATTTTACCGACGACCGCCCAGCCGATGAGAACGCCCGCAACGGAATGCGGTTGAAAGCCGGCCCGCTAGCGATCCAGGGGCACGATCCGACGACGAATCTGTCGTTCCGCAAAATCCGCATTGCCGAGATGCCGGCACGATAA
- a CDS encoding choice-of-anchor C family protein, producing the protein MHRQAIAFSIVVSAVLLSSQAGATLIVNGSFESGALPTPPGTTLTSGSTDITGWVVGGHGIDYIGTYWQASDGGRSIDLDSGTILGAGPYDGSISQTFVTTSGQEYRVGFDMAGNPDGGPALKVLEISAAGQSSQLSFLNTDQTHGAMDYQPRAFDFVATSSTTTLTFTSLSGTGYGPVIDNVSVNAVPEPATVLLLLGILPIFTIKWCRRAIR; encoded by the coding sequence ATGCATCGTCAGGCAATTGCCTTTTCAATCGTGGTGTCGGCCGTCCTACTGAGCTCGCAGGCCGGTGCGACGTTGATCGTCAATGGTAGCTTCGAGTCGGGCGCCCTACCGACCCCACCCGGCACAACGTTAACCTCGGGTAGTACCGATATCACAGGCTGGGTCGTCGGTGGGCATGGCATCGACTATATCGGCACCTACTGGCAAGCATCCGACGGAGGCCGCAGCATCGACCTCGACTCAGGAACCATTCTCGGCGCGGGTCCTTACGATGGATCGATTTCGCAAACTTTTGTGACTACAAGCGGCCAGGAATACCGCGTGGGTTTCGACATGGCCGGTAATCCCGACGGCGGTCCGGCGCTTAAGGTTCTCGAAATATCGGCGGCGGGACAGTCCTCGCAACTTTCCTTTTTGAACACCGATCAGACGCATGGCGCGATGGACTATCAGCCGCGCGCGTTCGACTTTGTCGCGACGTCGTCAACGACTACGCTGACCTTCACGAGCCTCAGCGGCACCGGCTACGGCCCCGTGATCGACAATGTTTCGGTAAATGCGGTTCCCGAGCCGGCGACCGTGCTACTGCTGCTCGGCATATTACCGATTTTCACTATAAAATGGTGCCGGCGCGCGATTCGGTAG
- a CDS encoding CBS domain-containing protein has product MTLQEILNVKGTEVFTIHESATLDDVVQKLVTFNCGSLVVMGRRADVARDRMVGIVTERDILRACAAGREPLGETPVTAAMTCDVVTAGPGDSIEETMQLMTERRMRHLPIVQGEDLLGLISIGDLVKSHHEQCVLENHYLKTYIQS; this is encoded by the coding sequence ATGACGTTGCAAGAAATTCTGAATGTCAAAGGAACCGAGGTCTTCACGATCCACGAGTCGGCCACGCTGGACGACGTGGTGCAGAAGCTCGTGACGTTCAATTGCGGTTCGCTGGTCGTGATGGGACGCCGTGCCGACGTTGCGCGGGATCGCATGGTGGGGATCGTTACTGAGCGCGATATTCTTCGAGCTTGCGCGGCGGGTCGCGAGCCGCTCGGCGAAACTCCGGTGACTGCCGCCATGACCTGCGACGTGGTGACCGCCGGGCCGGGCGATTCGATCGAAGAGACGATGCAACTAATGACCGAACGCCGCATGCGTCACCTGCCGATCGTGCAGGGCGAGGACCTTCTCGGCCTGATCTCGATCGGCGACCTTGTGAAATCTCATCACGAGCAATGCGTGCTCGAGAACCACTATCTGAAAACATATATTCAGAGCTAA